The Thiogranum longum genome includes a region encoding these proteins:
- the aroG gene encoding 3-deoxy-7-phosphoheptulonate synthase AroG, with amino-acid sequence MPYQTDDLRIVEMREVVPYAELHAEFPVTEAASHTTHETRQAIHRILHGEDDRVLVIVGPCSIHDPAAALEYGDRLKAVRERLSDDLLIVMRVYFEKPRTTVGWKGLINDPDLDGSFNINKGLRLARKLLLELNDNGIPAATEYLDLMSPQYVSDLISWGAIGARTTESQVHRELASGLSCAVGFKNGTDGSMSIAIDAIRSASQPHNFLALTKQGRSAIFSTSGNEDCHIILRGGLEPNYDAAAVAAASEQLEKAGLPTRLMVDFSHGNSCKQFKRQLTVGDDVAGQIASGDSRIVGAMIESHLKEGRQNSEPGGELEYGKSITDACISWEDTVPLLEKLADAVRHRREQKVLASA; translated from the coding sequence CTGAGAATTGTTGAAATGCGCGAAGTGGTTCCCTATGCGGAGCTGCATGCCGAATTCCCGGTGACGGAAGCGGCTTCACATACCACCCACGAGACCCGCCAGGCCATTCACCGCATTCTTCACGGTGAGGACGACAGGGTGCTGGTTATCGTTGGCCCCTGTTCCATTCATGATCCTGCTGCAGCGCTGGAATACGGCGACCGTCTGAAGGCCGTGCGTGAAAGGCTTTCCGATGACTTGCTGATTGTCATGCGCGTGTACTTCGAAAAGCCGCGTACCACGGTTGGCTGGAAGGGTTTGATCAATGATCCGGATCTTGATGGAAGTTTCAATATCAACAAGGGTCTGAGGCTGGCGCGTAAGCTTTTGCTGGAACTCAACGACAACGGGATTCCTGCTGCAACGGAATACCTTGACCTCATGTCGCCGCAATATGTTTCTGACCTGATCAGCTGGGGCGCGATCGGTGCGCGTACCACGGAAAGTCAGGTACATCGCGAACTGGCATCGGGATTGTCCTGTGCCGTGGGTTTCAAGAACGGAACCGATGGTTCGATGAGCATTGCGATTGATGCGATTCGTTCTGCTTCACAACCGCACAACTTCCTGGCGTTGACAAAACAGGGTCGCTCGGCGATTTTCTCGACCTCCGGAAATGAAGACTGCCATATTATTTTACGTGGTGGTCTTGAGCCAAACTATGACGCTGCGGCTGTTGCTGCTGCGTCGGAGCAGCTTGAAAAAGCCGGGTTGCCCACGCGACTGATGGTTGATTTCAGCCATGGAAACAGCTGTAAACAGTTTAAGCGCCAGTTGACCGTAGGTGATGACGTGGCAGGGCAGATTGCTTCCGGTGATAGCCGTATCGTCGGTGCCATGATCGAAAGTCACCTCAAGGAAGGCCGCCAGAACAGTGAGCCGGGTGGTGAACTGGAATACGGCAAGAGCATTACCGATGCCTGTATCAGCTGGGAAGATACGGTGCCGTTGCTGGAAAAACTGGCCGATGCCGTGCGCCACCGACGTGAACAGAAGGTGCTGGCCTCGGCCTGA
- the galE gene encoding UDP-glucose 4-epimerase GalE translates to MSESKILVTGGAGYIGSHVVRMLTGAGRPVVVLDNLSTGFRDAVIGAELVEGDTGDKALVSKVLADHNVDTVLHFAAHTIVPESVEKPLKYYGNNTCCTRNLLECCSEAGVKHFIFSSTAAVYGIPEDSMCTEDSPLSPINPYGTSKLMSEMMLRDLGKATDMRHVILRYFNVAGSDPEGRIGQSTEKATLLIKVAAEVAVGKREQLYVFGTDYPTPDGTGVRDYIHVDDLADAHIKAVDYLAGGGASVTLNCGYGHGYSVKEVIDSVNRVNGTSIKVIEEARRAGDPPALIAKADRAREVLGWTPRHDDLDFIVKTSLEWERKLAG, encoded by the coding sequence GTGTCGGAAAGTAAAATTCTTGTAACAGGGGGGGCTGGCTATATTGGCAGCCATGTTGTGCGTATGTTGACCGGGGCCGGGCGGCCCGTTGTCGTACTGGATAATCTTTCTACCGGTTTTCGCGATGCGGTGATCGGTGCGGAACTGGTTGAGGGCGATACAGGGGACAAGGCACTGGTCAGCAAGGTGCTCGCGGATCACAACGTCGATACTGTCCTGCACTTTGCAGCACATACCATCGTTCCTGAATCTGTCGAAAAGCCGCTCAAGTACTATGGCAACAATACCTGCTGTACCCGCAACCTGCTGGAATGCTGCTCTGAAGCCGGTGTAAAACATTTTATCTTTTCGTCGACGGCTGCGGTCTATGGTATTCCCGAGGACTCGATGTGTACCGAGGACAGCCCTCTGTCGCCCATCAACCCGTACGGCACGTCAAAGCTGATGAGCGAGATGATGTTGCGCGACCTCGGCAAAGCCACTGACATGCGCCATGTGATTTTGCGTTACTTCAATGTGGCCGGCTCCGACCCGGAAGGCCGTATCGGTCAGTCCACCGAGAAAGCGACGCTGCTCATCAAGGTGGCAGCAGAAGTTGCTGTCGGCAAGCGTGAACAGCTGTATGTGTTCGGCACGGATTACCCGACACCGGATGGTACCGGGGTGCGGGATTACATTCATGTTGATGACCTTGCCGATGCACACATCAAGGCGGTGGACTACCTGGCCGGTGGTGGAGCGTCCGTTACGCTCAACTGCGGCTACGGTCACGGCTACAGTGTCAAGGAAGTGATCGATTCGGTGAACCGTGTCAACGGAACCTCGATCAAGGTCATCGAAGAAGCACGACGTGCCGGAGACCCGCCTGCGCTGATCGCAAAGGCCGATCGGGCGCGTGAAGTGCTGGGCTGGACGCCACGTCATGACGATCTCGATTTTATCGTCAAAACGTCACTGGAGTGGGAACGCAAGCTGGCGGGGTAA
- a CDS encoding FMN-binding glutamate synthase family protein encodes MTIPDTGFMFRSLEFLASFFVILVGLVVITIVIVFIIDITQTKQAIRRNYPVIAHFRYFFEELGKFFRQYFFAMDREEMPFNRADRSWVYRAAKDLDNTTAFGSTRTLSPPGTVLFVNCPFPTLGTDAAKPRDITIGPECENPYVTDSLFNISGMSYGALSKPAVQALSAGAAKSDCWMNTGEGGLSPYHLEGGADIVFQIGTAKYGVRDEHGNLSDDKLREVAAHEQVKMFEIKLSQGAKPGKGGILPGAKVTEEIAKIRGIPVGEDSISPNRHPDINSVADLLNMIEHIRTVTGKPVGFKAVIGAYGWLDELFLEVNKRGQQAAPDFITVDSSDGGTGAAPMSLMDYMGLPIQESLPLVTDKLTEHGLKDRVKVIASGKLVTPAEVAWALCVGADFVVSARGFMFALGCIQALHCNKNTCPTGITTHDRRLQKGLVPKIKATRVTNYVKNMVYEIGVISHSCGVREPRELKRFHARIVTESGQSLSLDDMYSDHAMRAMLKRQGGTP; translated from the coding sequence CAGACACAGGGTTTATGTTCCGCTCACTGGAGTTCCTGGCATCATTTTTCGTCATCCTGGTGGGGCTGGTAGTCATCACGATTGTCATCGTCTTCATCATAGACATCACCCAGACCAAGCAGGCGATCCGGCGCAACTACCCTGTCATTGCGCACTTCCGCTATTTCTTCGAGGAACTGGGCAAATTTTTCCGCCAGTATTTCTTTGCCATGGATCGCGAGGAGATGCCCTTCAATCGTGCCGACCGCTCCTGGGTCTATCGCGCGGCAAAGGATCTCGACAACACCACGGCATTTGGCTCCACGCGCACCCTGTCACCGCCGGGTACCGTTCTGTTCGTCAACTGTCCGTTTCCGACGCTCGGCACCGATGCCGCCAAACCCCGTGACATCACGATCGGACCTGAATGTGAAAACCCTTATGTCACCGATTCCTTGTTCAATATTTCCGGCATGAGCTACGGCGCGCTTTCAAAACCTGCCGTGCAGGCATTGTCTGCCGGTGCTGCAAAAAGTGATTGCTGGATGAATACCGGCGAAGGCGGTCTGTCGCCATACCACCTGGAAGGTGGTGCCGATATCGTGTTCCAGATCGGCACGGCGAAATATGGCGTACGCGATGAACACGGCAATCTCAGCGATGACAAGTTACGCGAAGTTGCAGCCCACGAACAGGTAAAAATGTTCGAGATAAAACTCAGCCAGGGCGCCAAACCCGGCAAAGGCGGCATACTGCCCGGCGCCAAGGTGACAGAAGAAATTGCAAAGATACGTGGCATACCTGTTGGCGAGGATTCGATCAGCCCCAACCGGCACCCGGATATCAACTCTGTTGCCGACCTGCTGAATATGATTGAACACATCCGCACAGTGACCGGCAAACCGGTTGGCTTCAAGGCGGTGATCGGCGCCTATGGCTGGCTGGATGAACTGTTTCTTGAGGTCAACAAGCGCGGCCAGCAGGCCGCACCTGACTTCATTACCGTCGACAGTTCCGATGGTGGCACTGGCGCCGCCCCCATGAGCCTGATGGATTACATGGGTCTGCCCATCCAGGAAAGCCTGCCTCTGGTCACCGACAAGCTTACCGAACACGGCCTGAAAGACCGCGTCAAGGTCATCGCCTCCGGCAAGCTGGTAACACCGGCAGAAGTCGCCTGGGCACTGTGTGTCGGTGCCGATTTCGTGGTTTCGGCCCGCGGTTTCATGTTTGCCCTGGGTTGTATCCAGGCGCTGCATTGCAACAAGAATACCTGTCCGACCGGTATCACCACCCATGACCGGCGGCTGCAAAAGGGCCTGGTGCCGAAAATAAAGGCAACGCGTGTCACCAATTATGTGAAAAATATGGTGTATGAAATCGGTGTCATTTCACACTCATGCGGGGTACGCGAGCCACGCGAACTCAAACGTTTCCATGCACGTATTGTGACCGAAAGTGGCCAGTCCCTGTCGCTGGACGACATGTATTCCGACCACGCCATGCGCGCCATGCTCAAACGCCAGGGCGGCACCCCATGA